One window of Gloeothece citriformis PCC 7424 genomic DNA carries:
- a CDS encoding peptidoglycan D,D-transpeptidase FtsI family protein, translated as MTNSRAKPSHTKGKRSSPSSRLKGKKRTSSQPPAKKPPSKKPAKGKNQPPKLPKGRLFIVWGLLIAGMLGLGWRLYQLQIVEAAQLQKKARQQQTVSLRPYIPRRSVIDGQGNVLATDRIVYSLYAHPKLFSISREEVAEKLAPILEIQSQELIKQFNQRETGIKVTTGLTEAIAQQIQTLRLDGVELIEHYARFYPQEKIGADVIGYVDREHKGQAGLELGQKRLLERNLLNLYIRRSGNGAIMPAFLPDTSLGFDDLKLQLTIDLRLHRAARSALQQQLKKYNAKRGAVIVMDATDGSLLTLVCEPTFDPNEYYKSKVELFKNWSVSDLYEPGSTFKPINIAIALDAGVIKPNSHIYDSGAAVVDGWNIYNASKQGYGSISIAEVLQTSSNVAMIEIMKRLSTKDYYRRLLQLGLNEKAGIDLPGEATGSLKSEAVFTSKSIEAAVTSFGQGFSMTPIKLVQLHGALANGGRLVTPHVVKGLVDGSGHLHWKPDYPERKIFSQKSSYEVVKMMETVVSEGTGEPAQIPYYRIGGKTGTAQKAGPRGGYIPNAKITSFVAIFPVDSPRYVVLAVVDEPKGANTYGSTVAAPIAKSVMEALISIKGIPPSKGGKPITPKKKALD; from the coding sequence ATGACTAATTCAAGAGCCAAACCCTCCCACACAAAAGGAAAACGATCGTCTCCTTCATCTCGGTTGAAGGGCAAAAAACGAACGTCTTCCCAACCCCCTGCCAAAAAACCCCCCAGCAAAAAACCTGCCAAAGGTAAAAATCAACCGCCAAAATTACCGAAAGGGAGATTATTTATCGTTTGGGGGCTGTTAATAGCGGGGATGTTGGGTTTAGGGTGGAGATTGTATCAGTTACAAATTGTAGAAGCGGCTCAACTGCAAAAAAAAGCTCGTCAGCAACAAACCGTTAGTCTTCGTCCTTATATTCCCCGACGTTCAGTGATTGATGGTCAGGGAAATGTTTTAGCAACCGATCGAATAGTATATAGTTTATATGCCCATCCGAAATTATTTTCGATTTCCCGGGAGGAAGTCGCGGAGAAATTAGCCCCGATTTTAGAAATCCAATCTCAAGAGTTAATTAAACAGTTTAATCAACGAGAAACCGGCATTAAAGTAACTACAGGACTCACAGAAGCCATTGCCCAACAAATTCAAACTTTAAGATTAGATGGAGTGGAATTAATTGAACATTATGCCCGTTTTTATCCTCAAGAAAAAATAGGAGCAGATGTCATAGGTTATGTCGATCGAGAGCATAAAGGGCAAGCGGGCTTAGAATTAGGACAAAAACGACTCTTAGAACGAAATTTATTAAATTTATATATTAGACGGTCAGGCAATGGGGCAATTATGCCGGCTTTTTTGCCGGATACGAGTTTAGGATTTGATGATTTAAAACTTCAATTAACGATCGATCTGCGTCTCCATAGAGCCGCCCGGTCTGCCCTACAACAACAATTGAAGAAATATAATGCTAAACGGGGTGCAGTGATCGTGATGGACGCGACAGACGGTTCTCTGTTAACTCTGGTGTGTGAGCCGACTTTTGATCCCAATGAATACTATAAGTCTAAGGTTGAATTGTTTAAAAACTGGAGTGTATCGGATCTTTATGAACCGGGATCGACCTTTAAACCGATTAATATTGCGATCGCTTTAGATGCAGGGGTAATTAAACCGAATAGCCACATTTATGATTCTGGGGCGGCGGTAGTAGACGGATGGAATATTTATAATGCGAGTAAACAAGGGTATGGCTCAATTAGCATTGCTGAGGTGTTACAAACCTCTAGTAATGTGGCCATGATCGAAATTATGAAGCGTTTAAGTACAAAGGATTATTATCGTCGTCTACTACAATTAGGATTAAATGAAAAAGCGGGAATTGATTTACCTGGGGAAGCCACCGGTAGTTTGAAAAGTGAAGCAGTATTTACCAGTAAATCCATTGAAGCGGCGGTTACGTCTTTTGGTCAAGGATTTTCTATGACTCCCATTAAATTAGTACAGTTACATGGGGCGTTAGCCAATGGGGGTAGATTAGTGACTCCTCATGTGGTCAAAGGATTAGTCGATGGGAGTGGCCACCTCCACTGGAAACCCGACTATCCCGAAAGAAAAATCTTTTCTCAGAAGTCGAGTTATGAAGTGGTCAAAATGATGGAAACGGTGGTGAGTGAGGGAACGGGAGAACCGGCACAAATCCCCTATTATCGCATAGGAGGAAAAACCGGAACCGCGCAAAAGGCGGGGCCTAGAGGGGGCTATATTCCCAATGCTAAGATTACCAGTTTTGTAGCGATTTTTCCGGTAGATTCTCCCCGTTATGTAGTGTTAGCGGTGGTAGATGAACCCAAAGGAGCGAATACTTATGGGTCTACTGTAGCAGCACCTATTGCTAAATCAGTCATGGAAGCGTTAATTTCAATAAAGGGGATACCTCCCTCTAAAGGGGGTAAACCCATTACACCGAAGAAAAAGGCATTGGATTAA
- a CDS encoding GAF domain-containing protein, protein MSRKIAYSGRKSNRLSRQFLKTNSRFKQLETEKQPISLQIDRQKTLLAVITKIRESLDLTTIFKSTAQEVRQLLNADRVGIFRFFPDSNCTKGEFVAEDVLPPLESTLDFIIEDSCFQQNYTAKYQQGKIYAIEDVETATLEECYLDLLKKFNIRANLVVPLLHEQQLWGLLCIHQCRQPRQWQESEIEFISQIALHLGIAVQQAEKIAQLQGKSAQLSASIQREKALATIVNKIRRSLNLNTIFQTTTQEVLELIKADRVAIYRFNSDWSGEFIVDSVTSQWTSLMKTQLIHTELCENISECSVKNLVNPQLTDTYLQKTQGGQFSQNDLFRVCNDIYHAGFSDCYINILELCQARAYVIVAIYEGEKLWGLLATYQNSGVRHWQETEVNFLVQIAAQLGVAIQQAELLAQTQKRSDLLQTTLDTELKKRAEELALEAKQEKVLAEVIDKIRQTLDLDTIFQTATREIRHLLTADRVGIFQFNPNSNCQQGEFISEDFTPPYSSVLEEKVEDHCFGEHHANYYQEGQIFAIADITQAGLSECHHDILSRFQVKANLVFPLLKNDQLWGLLCIHQCSAPRFWQPQEIEFVRKITVQLGVALQQAELLVQAHNRSAELSQALAQVEAQKEQQAQVAQQERTLARIIEQVRQTLDIDTIFGATTHELRQVLNCDRVVVYRFFADWNGEFVYESMSEGWMPLIVGNTKTVWRDTYFQDTQVSRYHNHETFAVDDIYQADLTPCHLEMLELFQIKAYIVAPVFVGDKLWGLLGAYQNTNPRHWEDREISLMARVGDQLGVAMQQAELLEQLTKAKETADAANKAKSEFLANMSHELRTPLNAILGFTQLLARDSSLSDKQHEYVGIIGRSGEHLLSLLNDVLEMSKIEAGRITLNENHFDLYRLLNTLEEMFQLKAQSKGLQLIFDCHPDVPQYIKTDESKLRQILINLIGNGIKFTEVGSVILRVKLSLLSTMTIDFEVEDTGLGIAPEELDTLFQPFIQTVSGRKSQEGTGLGLPISQKFVQLMGGNISVKSNLNKGSMFRFEIPFTQSESAQVSQPIKDLQIIGLEPNQPIYRILIADDKWESRLMLVNLLSPLGFEVREAENGLQTVELWQSWSPHLIWMDMRMPLIDGYQATKQIREKESMTSTQQRTKIIALTASVLDTQRMTVFNAGCDDFVAKPVRKEKVFEKIAEHLKVRYIYQQETQPKPQSQPLLLSNFESLKSAIAQMPQEWITGLKNAVLSAREKRIRQLIEQIPQQDSPLVKTLTQFLNNLAYEKILELINVDLN, encoded by the coding sequence ATGTCACGAAAAATAGCTTACTCTGGCAGAAAGTCAAATCGACTCTCGCGGCAATTCTTAAAAACAAATAGTCGCTTTAAGCAATTAGAGACAGAAAAACAACCTATATCTCTCCAAATAGATCGACAAAAGACGTTATTAGCCGTTATTACTAAAATTCGGGAATCTCTCGATTTAACCACTATTTTTAAGTCTACTGCTCAAGAAGTCCGTCAACTCCTCAACGCCGATCGGGTGGGGATCTTTCGCTTTTTTCCCGATTCCAATTGTACGAAAGGGGAATTCGTGGCTGAAGATGTTTTACCGCCCCTAGAATCTACCCTAGACTTTATTATTGAGGATAGCTGTTTTCAGCAGAACTATACCGCGAAATATCAACAAGGAAAAATTTATGCCATTGAGGATGTTGAAACAGCAACCCTCGAAGAGTGTTATCTCGATCTACTGAAAAAATTTAACATCCGAGCGAATTTAGTTGTTCCTTTACTCCACGAACAACAGCTATGGGGATTATTGTGTATTCATCAATGTCGCCAACCCCGACAATGGCAAGAATCAGAGATAGAATTTATTAGTCAAATCGCCCTACATTTAGGCATAGCGGTACAACAAGCTGAAAAAATAGCCCAATTACAAGGAAAATCCGCTCAACTGAGTGCTTCTATTCAACGAGAAAAAGCACTCGCCACCATTGTCAATAAAATTCGTCGTTCCCTCAATCTCAATACCATTTTTCAAACCACTACCCAAGAAGTCCTAGAGTTAATTAAAGCCGATCGGGTGGCAATTTATCGGTTTAATTCTGATTGGAGTGGAGAATTTATTGTTGATTCTGTTACCTCCCAATGGACTTCTTTAATGAAGACTCAATTGATTCATACAGAACTCTGTGAAAATATTAGCGAATGTAGCGTTAAAAATTTAGTTAACCCGCAACTCACAGATACTTATCTCCAAAAAACTCAAGGGGGACAATTTTCCCAAAATGACTTATTTCGGGTGTGTAATGATATTTATCATGCCGGGTTTTCTGACTGTTACATCAATATTTTAGAACTCTGTCAGGCGAGAGCTTATGTCATCGTCGCCATTTATGAAGGGGAAAAATTATGGGGGTTACTCGCCACTTATCAAAATTCGGGGGTTCGTCATTGGCAGGAAACAGAAGTTAATTTCTTAGTGCAAATTGCGGCACAGTTAGGAGTAGCTATTCAACAAGCGGAATTACTGGCTCAAACTCAAAAACGCTCTGATCTCCTGCAAACTACTCTCGATACAGAATTAAAAAAACGAGCGGAAGAATTAGCCTTGGAAGCGAAACAAGAAAAAGTTTTAGCGGAAGTCATCGATAAAATTCGTCAAACTCTCGATCTTGATACCATTTTTCAAACCGCTACCCGTGAAATTCGTCATCTCCTCACAGCAGATCGAGTGGGAATTTTTCAGTTTAACCCGAATTCTAATTGTCAACAAGGAGAATTTATTTCCGAGGATTTTACGCCCCCTTATTCCTCAGTTTTAGAAGAAAAAGTTGAGGATCATTGTTTTGGAGAACACCATGCTAATTACTATCAAGAAGGTCAGATTTTTGCCATTGCCGATATTACCCAAGCCGGTTTAAGTGAATGTCACCATGATATTCTCTCTCGGTTTCAAGTTAAAGCGAATTTGGTTTTCCCCTTACTCAAAAATGATCAACTTTGGGGGTTATTGTGTATTCATCAATGTAGTGCCCCTCGCTTCTGGCAACCTCAAGAAATCGAATTTGTCCGTAAAATTACGGTTCAGTTAGGGGTAGCCCTACAACAAGCGGAATTATTAGTACAAGCACACAATCGTTCCGCCGAATTGAGTCAAGCGTTAGCCCAAGTAGAAGCGCAAAAAGAACAACAAGCGCAAGTCGCCCAACAAGAACGGACTTTAGCCCGCATTATTGAACAGGTTCGCCAAACTTTAGACATTGATACCATTTTTGGGGCAACCACTCACGAACTTCGACAAGTGTTAAACTGCGATCGAGTAGTCGTCTATCGTTTTTTTGCAGATTGGAATGGAGAATTTGTCTATGAATCCATGAGTGAAGGTTGGATGCCTTTAATTGTCGGTAATACTAAAACCGTTTGGCGAGATACCTACTTTCAAGATACCCAAGTTAGTCGGTATCACAATCATGAAACCTTTGCCGTTGATGATATTTATCAAGCAGATTTAACCCCATGTCATCTGGAAATGTTAGAACTTTTTCAAATCAAAGCTTATATCGTTGCACCGGTTTTTGTTGGGGATAAACTGTGGGGTTTACTCGGCGCTTATCAAAATACAAATCCTCGTCACTGGGAAGACAGAGAAATCTCTTTAATGGCAAGAGTAGGAGATCAATTAGGGGTTGCTATGCAACAGGCCGAACTTCTTGAACAACTGACAAAAGCCAAAGAAACTGCTGATGCTGCTAATAAAGCTAAAAGTGAATTTCTCGCCAATATGAGTCATGAATTACGAACCCCTCTCAACGCCATTTTAGGGTTCACTCAATTATTAGCTAGGGATTCTTCTTTAAGTGATAAACAACACGAATATGTAGGCATTATTGGCCGATCTGGAGAACATTTACTCAGTTTACTCAATGATGTTTTAGAAATGTCGAAGATTGAGGCGGGTCGAATTACTCTTAATGAAAATCACTTCGATTTATACCGTCTTTTAAATACTTTAGAAGAAATGTTTCAATTAAAAGCACAATCAAAAGGATTACAGTTAATTTTTGATTGTCATCCTGACGTTCCTCAATATATTAAAACCGATGAAAGTAAACTGCGTCAGATTTTAATTAATTTAATCGGCAATGGCATTAAATTTACAGAAGTAGGCAGTGTTATTTTAAGGGTTAAGCTATCACTCTTAAGCACCATGACTATTGATTTTGAAGTAGAAGATACCGGATTAGGCATAGCTCCCGAAGAACTCGATACCTTATTTCAACCCTTTATCCAGACGGTAAGCGGACGCAAATCTCAAGAAGGAACAGGTTTAGGATTACCCATTAGTCAAAAATTTGTCCAATTAATGGGAGGAAATATCTCAGTTAAGAGTAACCTAAATAAAGGCTCTATGTTTAGGTTTGAAATTCCTTTTACTCAAAGTGAATCCGCCCAAGTTTCCCAACCCATTAAAGATCTTCAAATTATAGGATTAGAACCTAATCAACCCATTTATCGGATTCTCATTGCTGATGATAAATGGGAAAGTCGTTTGATGTTAGTTAATCTTTTATCTCCCCTTGGATTTGAAGTTCGTGAAGCAGAAAATGGACTCCAAACCGTTGAACTTTGGCAAAGTTGGAGTCCTCATCTAATATGGATGGACATGAGAATGCCGTTGATAGATGGGTATCAAGCTACAAAACAGATTCGAGAAAAAGAGTCTATGACTTCCACTCAACAGCGAACTAAAATTATAGCTCTAACCGCCAGTGTTTTAGATACACAAAGAATGACCGTTTTTAATGCAGGGTGTGACGATTTTGTGGCTAAACCTGTCCGAAAAGAAAAGGTTTTTGAGAAGATAGCTGAACATTTAAAGGTTCGATATATTTATCAACAAGAGACTCAACCTAAACCTCAATCTCAACCCTTACTTTTATCCAATTTTGAGAGTTTAAAATCAGCGATCGCACAAATGCCCCAAGAGTGGATCACTGGCTTGAAAAATGCTGTTCTGAGTGCTAGAGAAAAAAGAATTCGTCAGTTAATTGAACAAATTCCTCAACAGGATTCTCCTCTGGTTAAGACTTTAACCCAATTCCTCAATAATTTAGCTTATGAGAAAATATTAGAGTTAATTAATGTTGACTTAAATTAA
- a CDS encoding DUF6887 family protein, with amino-acid sequence MANLKDMTLSELKKYLSDHRNDDEAFSEAMGELLSRNRNSKIYPANMSSEEVGRVIQEKIQQIQQKD; translated from the coding sequence ATGGCTAACCTAAAAGACATGACTCTATCTGAATTAAAAAAATACCTGTCAGATCACAGAAACGATGATGAAGCATTTAGTGAAGCGATGGGAGAATTATTAAGTCGAAACCGTAATTCTAAAATTTATCCGGCTAATATGTCCTCTGAAGAAGTAGGACGAGTTATTCAAGAAAAGATCCAACAGATTCAACAAAAAGATTAA
- a CDS encoding AAA family ATPase, producing the protein MIDMDLEQAPISIVRIDVEKLFGKYTYSLPDEDIRQENYSSLLIMYGDNGCGKTTVLKLLFHVLSPALRRGHRSFIARVPFKSFSVLLADGTRITVRRKDDNLIGPYQFFILKKDKIIATTNYVYDEDDENVKGEDETVIHQLEELQLILFFLGDDRLLDSDIFDEEQRLSRRSSFATYIDYMEERHGSFKIREIRERNTNLDFALRMSIQRTRDWVRQQALKGSNQGAANVHNIYEDIVERIIKLGDTDKETASDSPDLLIQKLIEEFKKQGERSKDFSRFGLISPPLKTEKLVNMLNNVASNKFVVWQVLKPYLDSITARLDALQETQDVLTVFVNTINEFLRDKEISLNVRDGLNIVIDGKRSLPPEQLSSGEKQLLLLLCNTLTARDKATIFIIDEPEISLNVKWQRNLIRALLDCTKGSQVQFLLATHSIELLSQYRNHVVKFENKADEDKDGDLQALA; encoded by the coding sequence ATGATAGACATGGATTTAGAACAAGCTCCTATTTCTATAGTTCGTATTGATGTAGAAAAGTTATTTGGTAAATATACATACTCCTTGCCAGATGAAGATATCAGACAAGAAAATTATTCTTCTCTTTTAATCATGTACGGTGATAATGGCTGTGGTAAGACAACTGTACTTAAACTTCTTTTTCATGTTCTTTCGCCAGCACTTCGACGTGGACATCGTTCTTTCATAGCAAGAGTACCCTTTAAAAGTTTTTCAGTTCTTTTAGCTGATGGGACTCGCATAACTGTCCGTCGAAAAGACGATAACTTAATTGGCCCTTACCAATTTTTTATTTTAAAAAAAGACAAAATAATTGCCACAACTAATTATGTTTATGATGAAGACGATGAAAATGTAAAAGGAGAAGATGAAACGGTTATTCATCAATTAGAAGAGCTTCAATTAATTCTGTTTTTTCTAGGGGATGATCGTCTGTTAGATAGCGATATTTTTGATGAAGAGCAAAGATTATCAAGACGATCTTCTTTTGCAACATATATAGACTATATGGAAGAGAGGCATGGGAGTTTTAAAATAAGAGAAATAAGAGAAAGAAATACAAATCTTGATTTTGCTCTTAGAATGTCTATACAACGAACTAGAGATTGGGTTCGTCAGCAAGCGTTAAAAGGTTCTAATCAAGGAGCAGCAAACGTCCATAATATTTATGAGGATATTGTTGAAAGAATTATTAAATTAGGAGATACAGATAAAGAGACTGCCTCGGATAGTCCTGATTTATTGATTCAAAAACTAATTGAAGAATTTAAAAAACAAGGTGAAAGAAGCAAAGATTTTTCACGTTTTGGTTTAATTTCACCACCTTTAAAAACAGAAAAACTTGTAAATATGCTTAATAACGTTGCTAGCAATAAATTTGTAGTTTGGCAGGTTTTAAAGCCCTATCTTGATAGTATTACAGCCAGATTAGATGCACTTCAAGAAACACAAGATGTCTTAACTGTATTTGTAAATACAATCAATGAATTTCTACGGGATAAAGAAATAAGTTTGAATGTTAGAGATGGTTTAAATATTGTAATAGATGGTAAACGAAGCCTTCCTCCTGAGCAACTGTCTTCCGGAGAAAAGCAACTTTTGCTATTACTCTGTAATACCTTAACTGCTCGTGATAAAGCAACAATATTTATCATCGATGAACCCGAAATTTCTTTAAATGTGAAGTGGCAAAGAAATCTTATTAGAGCATTACTTGATTGTACAAAAGGTAGTCAAGTTCAATTTTTATTAGCTACACATTCAATTGAGCTATTATCTCAATATCGTAATCATGTCGTTAAGTTTGAGAATAAAGCTGACGAGGATAAAGATGGAGATTTACAGGCGCTCGCTTGA
- the leuS gene encoding leucine--tRNA ligase, with the protein MESVYNAEAIEKKWQQTWVEMGLDQTPEDNTKPKYYALSMFPYPSGNLHMGHVRNYVITDVIARLKRMQGHRVLHPMGWDAFGLPAENAAIERGIHPAKWTYQNIAQMRQQLQQLGLSIDWSREVTTCSPDYYQWTQWLFLQFFQAGLAYQKEAAVNWDPVDQTVLANEQVDSEGKSWRSGAKVERKMLRQWFLKITDYAEQLLNDLDKLPGWPEKVKLMQANWIGKSIGAYLEFPIVGMDEKIAVFTTRPDTVYGVTYVVLAPEHPLTPKVTTAKNKKAVEKFIKEVTSESEQERTAEDKPKKGILTGGKAINPFNGQEVPILIANYVLYEYGTGAVMGVPAHDIRDFKFAQENKLPIRVVIVPEDQQDQDVTLTQAYTEPGIMVNSGSFDGMDSITGKTAIIDYAEKQGFGKARVQYRLRDWLISRQRYWGCPIPVIHCPSCGTVPVPDEDLPVKLPEDVEFSGRGASPLAKLDSWINVPCPSCGEPAKRETDTMDTFIDSSWYFLRYTDANDQQTAFSLDKVNDWMSVDQYVGGVEHAILHLLYSRFFTKVVRDRGLVDVDEPFQRLLTQGMVQGMTYKNPKTGKYIPSSQVNPEDPKDPETGEPLSVFYEKMSKSKYNGVDPKQVLAKYGADTARMFILFKAPPEKDLEWDDADVEGQFRFLNKVWRIVGEYQSNHKSSSKKKGSLTKVEKDLRRAIHIAIKEITEDLDGEYQFNTAVSELMKLSNALVDAKCYESPVYTEGVQTLLILLAPFAPHIAEELWHTLGHSESVHLQGWPQLDPSALEVDEITLVIQIMGKTRGTIQVPSSATKEELEKFAFESEVAQRHLKDQEVKKVIVVPGKLVNFVVGK; encoded by the coding sequence GTGGAGTCCGTATACAACGCAGAAGCGATCGAAAAAAAATGGCAACAGACTTGGGTAGAGATGGGGTTAGACCAAACCCCTGAAGATAACACTAAACCCAAATATTACGCTTTATCAATGTTCCCCTATCCCTCTGGCAATCTACACATGGGGCACGTGCGAAACTATGTTATTACTGATGTTATCGCTCGTCTGAAGCGAATGCAAGGTCATCGAGTCTTACATCCGATGGGTTGGGATGCTTTCGGACTCCCCGCAGAAAACGCCGCGATCGAAAGGGGCATTCATCCGGCAAAATGGACTTATCAAAATATCGCCCAAATGCGGCAACAACTGCAACAATTAGGGTTATCTATAGATTGGAGTCGGGAAGTAACCACCTGTTCCCCTGACTATTACCAGTGGACTCAATGGTTATTCTTACAATTTTTTCAGGCCGGGTTGGCGTATCAAAAAGAAGCGGCAGTCAATTGGGATCCGGTCGATCAAACCGTTTTGGCCAATGAACAGGTCGACAGTGAAGGCAAATCTTGGCGATCGGGTGCTAAAGTAGAACGGAAAATGTTACGTCAGTGGTTTTTGAAAATTACTGACTATGCAGAACAACTTTTAAATGATCTAGATAAATTGCCCGGATGGCCCGAAAAAGTAAAATTAATGCAGGCCAACTGGATCGGAAAATCCATCGGTGCTTATCTAGAATTCCCTATTGTGGGAATGGATGAAAAAATTGCTGTGTTTACCACCCGTCCGGACACGGTTTATGGGGTGACTTATGTGGTTTTAGCGCCAGAACATCCCTTAACCCCTAAAGTGACAACCGCCAAAAATAAAAAGGCCGTAGAAAAATTTATCAAAGAAGTCACCAGCGAAAGCGAACAGGAACGAACCGCAGAAGATAAACCCAAAAAAGGCATCTTAACCGGCGGAAAAGCAATTAACCCCTTTAATGGTCAAGAAGTCCCCATTTTAATTGCTAATTATGTCCTGTATGAATATGGTACAGGGGCAGTGATGGGTGTACCCGCCCATGATATCCGGGATTTTAAATTTGCCCAGGAAAATAAGCTACCTATAAGAGTGGTTATTGTCCCCGAAGATCAGCAAGATCAAGATGTTACCCTTACCCAAGCTTATACTGAACCGGGGATCATGGTTAATTCCGGTTCCTTTGATGGGATGGACTCTATCACCGGTAAAACCGCCATCATTGACTATGCAGAGAAACAAGGGTTCGGGAAAGCTAGGGTACAATATCGCCTCCGAGACTGGTTAATTTCTCGTCAACGCTACTGGGGTTGTCCTATTCCCGTTATTCATTGTCCCAGTTGCGGAACGGTTCCGGTTCCCGATGAAGATTTACCGGTGAAACTTCCTGAAGATGTGGAATTTAGTGGCCGGGGCGCTTCTCCTTTGGCAAAATTAGATTCATGGATCAATGTTCCTTGTCCCAGTTGCGGTGAACCAGCAAAACGAGAAACAGACACGATGGATACCTTCATTGATTCGTCTTGGTATTTCCTCCGCTATACTGATGCCAATGATCAGCAAACCGCCTTTAGTTTGGATAAAGTTAATGATTGGATGAGTGTGGATCAATATGTGGGAGGGGTTGAACACGCTATCCTACATTTACTCTATTCTCGCTTCTTTACTAAAGTTGTCCGCGATCGGGGTTTAGTGGATGTTGACGAACCGTTCCAACGTCTGTTGACTCAAGGGATGGTACAAGGGATGACCTATAAAAACCCTAAGACGGGGAAATATATCCCTTCTTCTCAAGTTAACCCAGAAGACCCGAAAGATCCAGAAACGGGAGAACCCTTATCGGTGTTTTATGAAAAGATGTCTAAGTCTAAGTATAATGGGGTCGATCCAAAGCAGGTTTTGGCCAAATATGGGGCCGATACTGCCCGGATGTTTATTCTTTTTAAAGCGCCTCCGGAAAAAGATTTAGAATGGGATGATGCAGATGTTGAAGGTCAATTCCGCTTTTTAAATAAGGTTTGGCGCATTGTTGGGGAGTATCAAAGTAATCATAAGTCTTCCTCGAAAAAGAAAGGGTCTTTAACAAAAGTTGAAAAGGATCTTCGCCGCGCTATTCATATTGCCATTAAGGAAATTACTGAAGATTTGGATGGCGAATATCAGTTTAACACGGCTGTTTCTGAGTTGATGAAGTTGAGTAATGCTTTGGTTGATGCCAAGTGTTATGAGTCTCCGGTTTATACTGAAGGGGTTCAAACTTTGTTGATTTTGTTAGCACCTTTTGCTCCTCATATTGCTGAGGAATTATGGCATACTTTGGGTCATTCTGAGTCGGTTCATTTACAGGGTTGGCCTCAGCTTGATCCTTCTGCTTTGGAGGTAGATGAAATTACTTTGGTGATTCAAATTATGGGGAAAACAAGGGGGACTATTCAAGTTCCCTCAAGTGCGACTAAGGAGGAGTTGGAAAAGTTCGCTTTTGAGTCGGAGGTTGCACAGCGCCATCTGAAGGATCAAGAGGTGAAAAAGGTGATTGTTGTGCCGGGTAAGTTGGTTAATTTTGTTGTTGGTAAGTAG